CAGATCCACCTGGCGGGGCACGAGCGGCTGCCGGACGTCATCATCGACACGCACGGGGCGGCCGTCTGCGACGACGTGTGGACGCTGTACCGCTACGTGCTGGAGCGCACGGGGCCGGTGTCGACGCTGATCGAATGGGATCAGGACATTCCCTCGCTGGACGCGGTGCTGGACGAGGCGGACCGGGCGCGCGCGGTGCTGGCGCGGGTGGAGGGGCGATGAAACCCGGGCTGCGTGGCTTCTTCGATTCGATGGCGGAGTACTTCGCGAACCCGGGCCCCGAGGGGGTGGAGCGGCTGTACGGGGCGCACCCGGGCTGGGACGCGCCGCGCTCGCGGGTGGAGCTCTACGGTCGCCTGGTGCGCCACCACGTGGGGGCCACGCTGGAGAAGCTCTACCCGCTGACGCGCGTGGGCGTGGGCGAGGAGCGGTGGGAGGCGCTGGTGCGGGCGTACGAGGCGAGCCGGCCCCCGCGCCCCTTCGAGATGAACCGGATGGGCGAGGGCTTCCCGGGCTTCCTCGCGGACGAGGTGGAGCGGCGCGGGTTGCCGACCTTCCTGCCCGCGCTGGCGCGCTTCGAGTGGACGGACTTCGCGGTGTACGCGTCGCTGGAGCCGGTGCCGGAGAAGGTGGAGCGGCTGACGGTGAACCCGACGCTGGTGGTGCTGGAGCACCCCTTCCAGCTCTGCGCCTACGTGCGCGCCCGGGGCCAGGGACAGCCGGAGCCGGGGCAGGAGATGGCGCTGCTGTGGCGGCACCCGGAGCGGCTGGTGACGATGTTCGTGGCCGCCAGTGACCGCTCGCTGCTCACGGTGAAGATGGCGCTGGAGGGGCTCACGCCGTCCCGGGTGGCCGAGGCGACGGGCGTGGCCGAGGCCGACATCCAGGCCGCCGTGGACGAGAGCGTGGCGGACGGCCTCGTCCTGTCTCCCTGAGCGAAGAGGCGGCTCCGGTGTTTCCCCGGAGCCGCCGGACCACTCGAGCTACTGGATGGGCACCTTGCACACGGTGCCGTTGGCCGAGCTGGTGCACCGCAGGCCGTCGCAGCACGCGGAGTTGGCACCGCACGGCTGACCGATGCCGGAGCACGGCGGACGGCAGGTGCAGTTGTCACCCGTGCACTCGGCGCCGGCGTCGTCCAGGCAGCGCATGCCATCGCAGCAGGGCGCCACCTGCGAGCACTTCTCGAAGGCCGTTCCGCACAGGGCCGGGGGCGCCTTGCACACGCAGCCGCCGCTCACGTCACACGGCACGGGCGGATCCTTGGTGGGGTTGACGCAGTTCAGGCCGTTGCAGCACGAGCCCGCTCCGGTGCAGTTCTCGCCCACCGTGGAGCACCCGTTGACCACGAAGTACTCGGCCCACTGGGCGATGTGGTTGGAGGTGTTGAGCGTCTGGAAGGGCAGGGCGAAGGCCGCGTAGGACGGATCCTCCCCCTTCTCCAGCTTGCCCCCCTCCACCGCCGCCATCCACAGCAGCGTGCCGCTGTCGGGGTACTCGTCGCCACCCTTGGGCGGCTGGCGCAGGCCGTACATGCGGCTGGAGGAGAACGTCGTCCACATCAGCTGGCTGCTCTCGCTCGCGCTGCCCCGCGTCACGAAGGGGCTCCACTTCGGGTAGCTGTTGGTGAGGTTCGTGTTGCCCTTGTCCATGGGGCCCGGCGCGTTGATGCGCGCGAGCTCCACGGGCGTCGCGTTGGCCTGCAGCTTCGCCGCCCACATCTTCGCGGACGGATCCGTGTCCGCGTTGCAGTACTTCTCCTTCTCGGTGTTGGCGGTGGGGCAGGTGGACTCGTTGTAGACGAGGAAGGAGTTGTTGGGCGCGATGGCCGGGTAGTAGCGGTTCTTCCCGCTCACCGCGGGCACGATGGTGAAGGGCGCGCTCCAGGCGCCGCCCGTCTGCTGCGTCACCGCCTTGATGGCGCCCTTGCCCATGCGCTGGTTCGTCTCGCGGATGCCCACGGCCGTGTAGGCGATCGTCTTTCCATCCGCGCTCCAGTCGGGGTGGTTGGCGGGATTGGCCTGGGTGCCGGTGTTGGCGATGACGCCGGTGCGCTTGCCCGTGGTGCCGTCGAAGAGGAGCAGGTTGTGGTTGTTGGAGCCGCTGTCGGTGTAGACGCCGACGAACTTGCTGCCGTCCGGGTTCCACGACTCGAAGATGCTCTTGTCGTCGGTGCTGGTCGACACGATGTTCGTCTTGCTGGCGGGCGTGAAGTTGGACAGGTCCACCAGGGCCAGGCGGCCATCGTTCTGTCCCTGGACCTCGGCCACCACCTTCTTGCCGTTGCGGCTCAGCGCGTGGCAGCCCACGCAGGAGATGCCGGAGTCGTTGATGTTGTTCTTGGTCAACACCTCGGAGGCTTTCTTGCTGTTGGGGTCGGCGAAGTCATAACGCATGACGCCGGGGGTGCTGCCCGTGGTGGTCCAGTAGTAGAGCGCGCCCTTGAGCTCGGCGCGGGAGAACTGGATGGTGATGGGATCGGACACGCCCACCGTGCCTCCCGTGTCACCCGTGGCGCGCAGGATGACGCGCACGGGCTGGCCACCGCGGTTGCTCTCCGCGAGGAACTTCCACACCTGCTCCGAGGGCGTGTAGATGCAGCCGCGGGAGACTCCCGTGGGCAGGGTGAAGTTGTCCGGCAGGTAGCAGCGCAGGTAGACGCGCACGTCGGTGACGGTGTTGCTGAAGGCCAGCTCGAAGAGGGTGTTGCTGGTGGGGCCGGGCAGGAAGTGGATCTCCAACTGCCCCAGGTTCGGCGGCACCATGACGCCGCTGTTGGGGTAGACGAGCGTCGGCTTGCGCGTGGCTTCCACCTGGCCGTCGAACCGCGACTCCGGCTGCGAGGGCAGGGTGGAGGAGCCGGGCGCGCTGTCCGGCAGCTTCTGCGCCATCTTCACGGTGATCTGCGTGGAGACGGACGTGGTGCCGATCTGCGCGCGCACGTAGCTGGTGCCGCCCACCGTGGCGCTCGACTTGAAGGTGGAGCCGCTGAACGAGCCCAGCTGCGTGTTGTCGATGAAGAAGCTGGCCTGGCCCGTCACGTCCTCGGTGTGCTTGTCGGTGTAGGTGCCGGTGACGGTGTAGCTCTGGGTGACGCCCGTGGTGCCCGTGACGGAGAGGGTCGCGTTGGCGGGGGAGATCGTGATCGACTTCAGGGTGACCTCGCCCCCGCCCCCGTCGGGATCGCCGCCGTCGTCGTTACCCGTCGAGTCCCCGCCGTCCCGCCCGCCATCCGCCGTTGGATTGCCGTTGCCGTTTCCTCCAGGAGTGGGGGTACAGCCAGACAGCGCCAGCGCTGTCATCAAGATGCCGAGTAGCCAGTTGTTCTTCCTCATGGCTGCCCAGGGTAGCGCTAATCCTGGCGCCCCGCTCGTGGTTCTGGACAGTCCTCCCCGGCGCATTCACTCGCATCGCAAGCTTGAAACCTCGCGACAATACAAGTGTATGTGTGTTGCGAATTTCCCAGATTCTCAAAACACGCCGTGAATCCTAACGTCGTGGACGGCAGACGGCGCCCACGGCCGTCTCGGTGCAGGCGAAGCCCTCGGGACACTCGGTGTCCGAGGTGCAGCGGAAGGTGCAGGACTCCTCGACACACAGCCCCTGGACGATGCCGCGGGCCCTGCAGCGCTCGTCTCCGTCGCAGGAGGCGCCCACCTGCCGGTACGCGAAGCAGCTCGCGAGCTGGGCCTGTTGGGGCAGGCACCACGTACCCTGGCAGGTGAAGCCCTGCGGGCATTCCGTCTTGCCGTCACATCGCGCCACGCAGGCCATGAGGCCCCTGGGGAGAGTCTCGCAGCGCACGCTGGACATGCACTGCCAGTCCCCATTGCAGGCGGCGCACAGGACGCCGGGCCCCTCGCAGCGCTCGCTCCGGCAGGAGAAGCCCGGAGTGCACTGGTCATCCGCGGTGCACTCCACGCACCGCCCATCCGAGGCACAGTGGGTGCCGCGCTCGCAGCCGGTGACGGTGCAACCCTGTTTGATGAGGTCATCGTCCGGTTCGGAGAGCTGGACCTTCAGCTCCTTCTGCTCGCTCTCCTTCACGCAGGCGTTCGTCTTCTTCACCGGGTAGCCGGGGACGGAGACCTCGAGGTCGTAGCAGCCATCCGGAAGGGGACCCAGGCGCAGGCAGCCGTCCTCGTCGAGCCGCAGGCCCTGGAAGGGCATGCCCATCACGGAGACCTGTCCGTCGCTCACGCGCTGGTGCGAGGGCGCCTTCACCCGCAGCGCCAGGAAGCCGGCCTCGCGCGGCACCACTTCTTCCAGGTGCGCCGAGCCGCCCCCGGGCACCTGCACCGGCAGGCGCACCGCCTTGTCCGCCGAGGCCAGGATGAAGAGCTCCACCGGACCCGCGGGCACGTTCTTCAACACGAAGCTCCCGTCCTCGGCCACGGTGCCGCGCAGCGCCGGGTCGCCCACCAGCGACACCAGGGCCACCGACGGGTCCGCCTCCGTGAGACGGCCCCGCACGGTGCCCGTCCGGAAGGGAGTGTTGTCGAATCCCCCGCACGCGCCTACCGCGACGGCGAGGGTCATCATCACGCTGTAGTAGACGGTCTGGCGCATCAGAAGCGGTACCCCACGCCGGCCCATCCACCGGAGAATCCCACGGCCTGCCCCTGCCCATCCACCACCACGTACGTCAGCATCAGCTGCGTCTGCGCGGCCAGCTCCAGCCGGTCGTTCAGACGCCACACCACGCCACCCACCACGCCCGGGCTGAAGGTGAAGTACTGCTGAGCCCCGGTGAAGGCCTCTGTCTGAAAGGACCGCTGGAGCAGCAGAGCGGCCACACGCGGCCCCGCGTAGAGCGACAGCCGCTCCCACCGCCACGTGTAGGGCACCGCGGCCCCCAGCGACAGCGAGGTGTAGGTGAAGGGCACGGAGCCGCCGGGCACCAGGTTGAGGCTGCGCCGGCCCCGGCTGCCACTCACGTCGAAGACGAGGCTGAGGTCCGGCAGCGGCCGCTCCTCCAACCGCAGCACCACCGCCAGCTCCGGCGCGGCCGGCAGCAGTTCGTCGCGGCTGCGCGCGTCCACGAAGGAGAACATGCCGCCCATCACCGACAGAGAGCGGCGCGGGAAGGCCTGGGACAGCAGCCGCTCCAGCGGCAGGCGCTCGCCCGCGGTGATGTCCACCACCTCGCGGATGAGGACGTTGTCCCCCTTGGTGAGCTCCACGGTGCGGCGGCCGGGCGTCACGGCGGCGCCTCCGGGCAGCTCCGTGCGCGTCTCGCCATCCACCTTCAGCGTGAAGCCATCCAGCCGGGGGTTGTACGAGAAGAGCTCCGGACGGCCCATCCGGTCGATCCGCCCGGAGAGCACCACCGGATCCGCGCCCACCTCGAGGATCTCCGCCGAGGGCCGCTGCCGCCCCTCGGTGAAGGCATAGGTGTGGCGGCGCGCGTAGTCGTGGGCCTCGGTGGC
This is a stretch of genomic DNA from Archangium violaceum. It encodes these proteins:
- a CDS encoding DNA-binding domain-containing protein, whose protein sequence is MKPGLRGFFDSMAEYFANPGPEGVERLYGAHPGWDAPRSRVELYGRLVRHHVGATLEKLYPLTRVGVGEERWEALVRAYEASRPPRPFEMNRMGEGFPGFLADEVERRGLPTFLPALARFEWTDFAVYASLEPVPEKVERLTVNPTLVVLEHPFQLCAYVRARGQGQPEPGQEMALLWRHPERLVTMFVAASDRSLLTVKMALEGLTPSRVAEATGVAEADIQAAVDESVADGLVLSP
- a CDS encoding carboxypeptidase regulatory-like domain-containing protein yields the protein MRQTVYYSVMMTLAVAVGACGGFDNTPFRTGTVRGRLTEADPSVALVSLVGDPALRGTVAEDGSFVLKNVPAGPVELFILASADKAVRLPVQVPGGGSAHLEEVVPREAGFLALRVKAPSHQRVSDGQVSVMGMPFQGLRLDEDGCLRLGPLPDGCYDLEVSVPGYPVKKTNACVKESEQKELKVQLSEPDDDLIKQGCTVTGCERGTHCASDGRCVECTADDQCTPGFSCRSERCEGPGVLCAACNGDWQCMSSVRCETLPRGLMACVARCDGKTECPQGFTCQGTWCLPQQAQLASCFAYRQVGASCDGDERCRARGIVQGLCVEESCTFRCTSDTECPEGFACTETAVGAVCRPRR
- a CDS encoding caspase family protein, whose translation is MRRILFTLLAVLAACASPGSLEKGGKGGLVSVKVDETALSDAYAPRRLALLVGVSQFQDSQWRNLRYSSKDAEDLAAALRDPGRGHFDRVRVLSRPEETTRASILAALRQLRQEATRPDDVVVVYFSAHGTLARDGKGELKRYLVTTDAAFRDIPQTALSMDALKSEFDQLPSRRRLMVLATCHSGSGKSLLPRELEAELAGIKSGFYARPIEESSRASMVFAACDWGETAREDEGLRNDIYTHFLINGLNGAADRNVDGAVTATEAHDYARRHTYAFTEGRQRPSAEILEVGADPVVLSGRIDRMGRPELFSYNPRLDGFTLKVDGETRTELPGGAAVTPGRRTVELTKGDNVLIREVVDITAGERLPLERLLSQAFPRRSLSVMGGMFSFVDARSRDELLPAAPELAVVLRLEERPLPDLSLVFDVSGSRGRRSLNLVPGGSVPFTYTSLSLGAAVPYTWRWERLSLYAGPRVAALLLQRSFQTEAFTGAQQYFTFSPGVVGGVVWRLNDRLELAAQTQLMLTYVVVDGQGQAVGFSGGWAGVGYRF